From a single Arachis hypogaea cultivar Tifrunner chromosome 3, arahy.Tifrunner.gnm2.J5K5, whole genome shotgun sequence genomic region:
- the LOC112788936 gene encoding probable E3 ubiquitin-protein ligase ARI1 isoform X3, whose amino-acid sequence MEDYAASSDDEYRYSDPEDSVDAFDNDDNDYQLVSSKGPSTQVITKESLLAAQKEDLRRVMDMLSVREQHARTLLIFHRWDVEKLFAVYVDRGKHFLFSEAGVTVDEHRDSNSSAAPSTIMCEICIEDVPSDETTKMDCGHCFCNGCWTEHFIVKINEGQSKRIRCMAHKCYSICDEAVVRTLLSKKHPDMAEKYERFLLESYIEDNKRVKWCPSTPHCGNAIRVEDDELCEVECSCGLQFCFSCLSEAHSPCSCLMWELWAKKCRDESETVNWITVHTKPCPKCHKPVEKNGGCNLVSCICGQAFCWLCGGATGREHTWSSIAGHSCGRYKEQEKTAERAKRDLYRYMHYHNRYKAHTDSFKLESKLKETIQEKIAVSEEKDSTLRDYSWVNNGLSRLFRSRRVLSYSYAFAFYMFGDELFKEEMTEAQREIKQNLFEDQQQQLEANVEKLSKILEEPFETFEDDKVMEIRMQIINLTTIIDKLCQKMYECIENDLLGSLHIGVHNIAPYKSKGIEKASELSVCWTNEANNTV is encoded by the exons ATGGAAGATTACGCTGCCAGCAGCGATGACGAATACCGTTACTCCGATCCGGAGGACTCCGTCGACGCCTTCGATAACGatgataacgattatcaattagtCTCTTCCAAGGGTCCCTCTACTCAG GTGATTACGAAGGAGTCATTGCTAGCTGCACAG AAGGAGGATTTACGCAGGGTGATGGACATGCTATCGGTGAGGGAGCAACATGCACGTACCCTGCTTATTTTTCATCGTTGGGATGTGGAGAAGTTGTTTGCCGTGTATGTAGATAGGGGAAAACATTTTCTGTTTTCTGAAGCTGGTGTTACAGTGGATGAACATCGCGACTCTAATTCGTCAGCTGCTCCTTCGACAATAATGTGCGAAATTTGCATAGAGGATGTTCCTAGTGATGAAACAACAAAAATGGACTGCGGTCACTGTTTTTGCAACGGCT GTTGGACAGAGCATTTTATTGTCAAGATAAATGAGGGTCAAAGCAAGCGAATCAGATGCATGGCACACAAATGTTATTCCATTTGTGATGAAGCTGTTGTCAGAACTCTTCTCAGCAAAAAGCACCCTGATATGGCAGAGAAATATGAACGCTTTCTTCTTGAATCCTATATTGAAGACAACAAGAGAGTTAAATGGTGTCCTAGTACGCCTCATTGTGGGAATGCAATACGTGTTGAGGACGATGAATTATGTGAGGTAGAATGTTCATGTGGTTTACAGTTTTGCTTCAGTTGCTTGTCAGAAGCACATTCCCCATGCTCATGTTTGATGTGGGAGCTTTGGGCCAAAAAGTGTCGAGATGAATCAGAAACTGTTAATTGGATAACAGTTCATACCAAGCCTTGTCCAAAGTGCCACAAACCGGTCGAGAAAAATGGTGGTTGTAACTTGGTTAGCTGTATCTGTGGTCAAGCTTTTTG TTGGTTGTGTGGTGGAGCTACTGGTCGAGAGCATACCTGGTCAAGCATTGCTGGTCATAGCTGTGGTCGCTATAAAGAGCAAGAAAAAACAGCTGAACGGGCAAAGAGGGATCTGTATCGTTATATGCATTATCATAATCGTTACAAAGCTCACACAGATTCCTTTAAGCTTGAGAGTAAACTGAAGGAGACTATACAAGAGAAGATTGCTGTCTCAGAAGAAAAAGATTCTACGCTAAGGGATTATAGTTGGGTAAATAATGGGCTCTCTAGACTTTTCAGATCTAGGCGTGTCCTATCATATTCATATGCATTTGCGTTTTACATGTTTGGCGACGAGCTATTTAAGGAAGAAATGACAGAAGCTCAAAGGGAAATAAAACAGAACTTGTTTGAGGATCAGCAGCAgcagcttgaggcaaacgttgaaaAGCTCTCCAAAATTTTAGAGGAGCCTTTTGAAACTTTTGAAGATGATAAAGTCATGGAGATAAGGATGCAGATAATCAATCTGACCACTATCATTGACAAACTTTGTCAAAAAAT GTATGAGTGTATTGAGAATGATTTACTAGGTTCTCTCCATATTGGTGTTCACAACATTGCTCCATACAAGTCAAAGGGGATCGAGAAGGCATCAGAACTTTCAGTTTGTTGGACAAATGAGGCCAATAATACCG TTTGA
- the LOC112788937 gene encoding uncharacterized protein — MESSNQSANLDDDDNAITTIPSTVNAYLSPSYWDERFSKEEQYEWFKDYSHFRHLIQPHLTPHSSVLELGCGNSQMCEELHRDGAINITCIDLSTVAVERMRKRLLSQGLKDIKVLQADMIELPFEDECFDLVIEKGTMDVLFVDSGDPWNPRPETMSKVMATLKGVHRVLKADGTFISITFGQPHFRRPIFNEPEFSWSVEYATFGETFHYFVYVLKKGKRLSYDDVPVKRFEAAPINLFHEELESEDFAFRINVDELNC; from the exons ATGGAAAGTTCAAATCAAAGCGCCAACCTTGATGACGATGATAACGCCATAACCACAATACCTTCGACTGTAAACGCGTACCTTAGTCCTTCTTACTG GGATGAAAGGTTCAGTAAGGAAGAGCAATATGAATGGTTCAAGGATTATTCCCATTTTCGCCACCTCATTCAACCCCATCTCACACCTCATTCCTCT GTATTAGAGCTTGGATGTGGAAACTCTCAAATGTGTGAAGAACTGCATAGGGATGGAGCAATCAATATAACATGCATTGATTTGTCAACCGTTGCTGTGGAGAGGATGCGAAAGCGGTTGCTTTCGCAGGGATTAAAAG ACATCAAAGTGCTGCAAGCTGATATGATAGAGCTACCTTTCGAAGACGAATGTTTTGATTTGGTTATTGAGAAGGGAACTATG GATGTATTGTTTGTGGACAGTGGCGACCCATGGAATCCGAGGCCTGAAACTATGTCCAAGGTTATGGCAACATTGAAAGGAGTTCACAGGGTTTTGAAAGCAGATGGCACATTTATCTCAATAACTTTTGGCCAG CCGCATTTCCGACGCCCTATATTTAATGAGCCGGAGTTCAGCTGGTCTGTTGAGTATGCTACTTTTGGTGAAACCTTCCACTATTTTGTTTATGTTCTGAAGAAG GGAAAGAGGTTATCATATGATGATGTACCTGTTAAGAGGTTTGAAGCAGCGCCAATTAATCTATTTCATGAAGAGTTAGAAAGTGAAGATTTTGCTTTTAGAATTAATGTTGATGAATTGAACTGTTAA
- the LOC112788938 gene encoding protein TIC 62, chloroplastic: protein MPMESFSLQSLTPTTIIPSSLSPKGAFLSEKPCSHVKLLKHSDFIMRYPCSTSRSIITKPHKFHYIRAQAAGSTKIEGIPEKTDSKDDNLVFVAGATGKVGSRTVRELIKLGFKVRAGVRSAERAGPLIKSVEQLKLDDGTSGGSQAVEKLEIVECDLEKPDQIGPALGNASTVICSIGASEKEVFDITGPYRIDYRATKSLIDAATVAKVNHFILVTSLGTNKFGLPAAILNLFWGVLIWKRKAEEALLASGLPYTIVRPGGMERPTDSYKETHNLTLSTEDTLFGGQVSNLQVAELMAVMAKNPDLAYCKIVEVVAETTAPLTPTEELLAKIPSQRPYISSPKKPDAAAISDPAPSEPAIATATEKETAQPKPVAKQPLSPYTVYEDLKPPSSPSPSKPGVKKDLKIIDSVQEPSPSETPSSTQEIDSISQTKSFSNSREFLSPYAAYEDLKPPTSPCPTPSTSNADSAAKISPSKTPTFFHSPYHVYADLKPPTSPSPRAPNASSPSISAVESSVSQIEIVSSNGPPQLPEDEQHLPQPKSTPLSPYTMYEDLKPPASPSPAFRKS, encoded by the exons ATGCCTATGGAGTCTTTCTCACTACAATCACTCACACCAACCACCATTATTCCATCTTCTTTGTCTCCAAAAGGAGCTTTCTTGTCAGAGAAGCCTTGTAGCCATGTTAAGCTTCTCAAACACTCTGACTTCATCATGAGGTACCCTTGTTCTACTTCAAGATCCATCATCACTAAGCCTCACAAGTTCCACTACATTAGAGCTCAAGCTGCAG GTTCAACAAAAATTGAGGGGATTCCTGAGAAAACAGATTCCAAGGATGATAACTTAGTATTTGTTGCTGGTGCTACTGGTAAAGTTGGTTCAAGAACTGTTAG AGAGCTTATAAAACTTGGATTTAAAGTAAGAGCTGGAGTGAGGAGTGCTGAGAGAGCTGGTCCACTAATCAAG AGTGTTGAGCAATTGAAGCTTGATGATGGAACAAGTGGAGGGAGTCAAG CTGTAGAGAAGCTTGAAATTGTGGAATGTGATTTGGAGAAACCAGATCAAATTGGACCAGCACTGGGGAATGCATCAACAGTTATATGTTCCATTGGTGCTAGTGAGAAGGAAGTTTTTGACATCACTGGCCCTTATCGAATCGATTATCGCGCCACCAAAAGCCTTATTGATGCTG CAACTGTTGCCAAAGTAAATCACTTCATACTGGTTACTTCATTGGGAACAAACAAATTTGGTTTACCTGCAGCTATTCTAAA TTTGTTTTGGGGAGTTCTGATTTGGAAAAGAAAGGCAGAAGAAGCATTGCTAGCCAGTGGACTTCCATACACA ATAGTGAGACCTGGAGGTATGGAGCGGCCGACGGATTCTTACAAGGAAACTCATAACCTAACACTATCAACAGAAGACACTTTATTTGGGGGTCAAGTATCAAACCTTCAG GTGGCAGAACTTATGGCAGTCATGGCCAAGAACCCTGATCTTGCATATTGTAAAATAGTGGAGGTAGTAGCAGAGACAACCGCGCCACTGACTCCCACGGAGGAGCTTCTTGCAAAGATACCATCTCAAAGACCTTACATTTCTTCACCAAAG AAACCAGATGCTGCAGCCATCAGTGATCCGGCTCCCTCGGAACCTGCCATTGCCACAGCCACTGAGAAGGAAACTGCACAACCAAAACCGGTTGCGAAACAGCCACTTTCGCCTTATACTGT TTATGAAGACTTAAAGCCACCATCATCTCCATCTCCATCCAAGCCTGGTGTcaaaaaagatctaaagatcattGATTCAGTTCAAGAACCTAGTCCTTCAGAAACTCCAAGCAGCACACAAGAAATAGACAGCATTTCTCAGACAAAATCTTTCTCGAACAGCCGCGAATTTCTTTCGCCTTACGCAGCCTATGAGGACTTGAAACCTCCAACTTCTCCTTGCCCAACACCAAGCACTTCCAATGCAGACAGTGCTGCTAAAATCTCTCCTTCTAAGACTCCAACTTTTTTTCATTCTCCCTATCATGT ATATGCTGATTTGAAGCCTCCAACTTCACCATCTCCAAGGGCACCAAATGCATCATCACCTTCCATATCTGCTGTGGAAAGTAGTGTGTCTCAGATTGAGATAGTGTCAAGTAATGGTCCACCCCAACTTCCAGAGGATGAACAacatcttcctcaaccaaagtcaACACCACTCTCACCTTATACCAT GTATGAGGACTTGAAGCCTCCAGCATCACCATCACCTGCCTTCAGAAAATCTTAG
- the LOC112788936 gene encoding probable E3 ubiquitin-protein ligase ARI1 isoform X2, with amino-acid sequence MEDYAASSDDEYRYSDPEDSVDAFDNDDNDYQLVSSKGPSTQVITKESLLAAQKEDLRRVMDMLSVREQHARTLLIFHRWDVEKLFAVYVDRGKHFLFSEAGVTVDEHRDSNSSAAPSTIMCEICIEDVPSDETTKMDCGHCFCNGCWTEHFIVKINEGQSKRIRCMAHKCYSICDEAVVRTLLSKKHPDMAEKYERFLLESYIEDNKRVKWCPSTPHCGNAIRVEDDELCEVECSCGLQFCFSCLSEAHSPCSCLMWELWAKKCRDESETVNWITVHTKPCPKCHKPVEKNGGCNLVSCICGQAFCWLCGGATGREHTWSSIAGHSCGRYKEQEKTAERAKRDLYRYMHYHNRYKAHTDSFKLESKLKETIQEKIAVSEEKDSTLRDYSWVNNGLSRLFRSRRVLSYSYAFAFYMFGDELFKEEMTEAQREIKQNLFEDQQQQLEANVEKLSKILEEPFETFEDDKVMEIRMQIINLTTIIDKLCQKMYECIENDLLGSLHIGVHNIAPYKSKGIEKASELSVCWTNEANNTAIF; translated from the exons ATGGAAGATTACGCTGCCAGCAGCGATGACGAATACCGTTACTCCGATCCGGAGGACTCCGTCGACGCCTTCGATAACGatgataacgattatcaattagtCTCTTCCAAGGGTCCCTCTACTCAG GTGATTACGAAGGAGTCATTGCTAGCTGCACAG AAGGAGGATTTACGCAGGGTGATGGACATGCTATCGGTGAGGGAGCAACATGCACGTACCCTGCTTATTTTTCATCGTTGGGATGTGGAGAAGTTGTTTGCCGTGTATGTAGATAGGGGAAAACATTTTCTGTTTTCTGAAGCTGGTGTTACAGTGGATGAACATCGCGACTCTAATTCGTCAGCTGCTCCTTCGACAATAATGTGCGAAATTTGCATAGAGGATGTTCCTAGTGATGAAACAACAAAAATGGACTGCGGTCACTGTTTTTGCAACGGCT GTTGGACAGAGCATTTTATTGTCAAGATAAATGAGGGTCAAAGCAAGCGAATCAGATGCATGGCACACAAATGTTATTCCATTTGTGATGAAGCTGTTGTCAGAACTCTTCTCAGCAAAAAGCACCCTGATATGGCAGAGAAATATGAACGCTTTCTTCTTGAATCCTATATTGAAGACAACAAGAGAGTTAAATGGTGTCCTAGTACGCCTCATTGTGGGAATGCAATACGTGTTGAGGACGATGAATTATGTGAGGTAGAATGTTCATGTGGTTTACAGTTTTGCTTCAGTTGCTTGTCAGAAGCACATTCCCCATGCTCATGTTTGATGTGGGAGCTTTGGGCCAAAAAGTGTCGAGATGAATCAGAAACTGTTAATTGGATAACAGTTCATACCAAGCCTTGTCCAAAGTGCCACAAACCGGTCGAGAAAAATGGTGGTTGTAACTTGGTTAGCTGTATCTGTGGTCAAGCTTTTTG TTGGTTGTGTGGTGGAGCTACTGGTCGAGAGCATACCTGGTCAAGCATTGCTGGTCATAGCTGTGGTCGCTATAAAGAGCAAGAAAAAACAGCTGAACGGGCAAAGAGGGATCTGTATCGTTATATGCATTATCATAATCGTTACAAAGCTCACACAGATTCCTTTAAGCTTGAGAGTAAACTGAAGGAGACTATACAAGAGAAGATTGCTGTCTCAGAAGAAAAAGATTCTACGCTAAGGGATTATAGTTGGGTAAATAATGGGCTCTCTAGACTTTTCAGATCTAGGCGTGTCCTATCATATTCATATGCATTTGCGTTTTACATGTTTGGCGACGAGCTATTTAAGGAAGAAATGACAGAAGCTCAAAGGGAAATAAAACAGAACTTGTTTGAGGATCAGCAGCAgcagcttgaggcaaacgttgaaaAGCTCTCCAAAATTTTAGAGGAGCCTTTTGAAACTTTTGAAGATGATAAAGTCATGGAGATAAGGATGCAGATAATCAATCTGACCACTATCATTGACAAACTTTGTCAAAAAAT GTATGAGTGTATTGAGAATGATTTACTAGGTTCTCTCCATATTGGTGTTCACAACATTGCTCCATACAAGTCAAAGGGGATCGAGAAGGCATCAGAACTTTCAGTTTGTTGGACAAATGAGGCCAATAATACCG CCATTTTTTAA
- the LOC112788936 gene encoding probable E3 ubiquitin-protein ligase ARI1 isoform X1, giving the protein MEDYAASSDDEYRYSDPEDSVDAFDNDDNDYQLVSSKGPSTQVITKESLLAAQKEDLRRVMDMLSVREQHARTLLIFHRWDVEKLFAVYVDRGKHFLFSEAGVTVDEHRDSNSSAAPSTIMCEICIEDVPSDETTKMDCGHCFCNGCWTEHFIVKINEGQSKRIRCMAHKCYSICDEAVVRTLLSKKHPDMAEKYERFLLESYIEDNKRVKWCPSTPHCGNAIRVEDDELCEVECSCGLQFCFSCLSEAHSPCSCLMWELWAKKCRDESETVNWITVHTKPCPKCHKPVEKNGGCNLVSCICGQAFCWLCGGATGREHTWSSIAGHSCGRYKEQEKTAERAKRDLYRYMHYHNRYKAHTDSFKLESKLKETIQEKIAVSEEKDSTLRDYSWVNNGLSRLFRSRRVLSYSYAFAFYMFGDELFKEEMTEAQREIKQNLFEDQQQQLEANVEKLSKILEEPFETFEDDKVMEIRMQIINLTTIIDKLCQKMYECIENDLLGSLHIGVHNIAPYKSKGIEKASELSVCWTNEANNTGVTAELDRPSGSGSSDDSGCSSRKRARKEGLGGAFFDLNLPAEFVDRN; this is encoded by the exons ATGGAAGATTACGCTGCCAGCAGCGATGACGAATACCGTTACTCCGATCCGGAGGACTCCGTCGACGCCTTCGATAACGatgataacgattatcaattagtCTCTTCCAAGGGTCCCTCTACTCAG GTGATTACGAAGGAGTCATTGCTAGCTGCACAG AAGGAGGATTTACGCAGGGTGATGGACATGCTATCGGTGAGGGAGCAACATGCACGTACCCTGCTTATTTTTCATCGTTGGGATGTGGAGAAGTTGTTTGCCGTGTATGTAGATAGGGGAAAACATTTTCTGTTTTCTGAAGCTGGTGTTACAGTGGATGAACATCGCGACTCTAATTCGTCAGCTGCTCCTTCGACAATAATGTGCGAAATTTGCATAGAGGATGTTCCTAGTGATGAAACAACAAAAATGGACTGCGGTCACTGTTTTTGCAACGGCT GTTGGACAGAGCATTTTATTGTCAAGATAAATGAGGGTCAAAGCAAGCGAATCAGATGCATGGCACACAAATGTTATTCCATTTGTGATGAAGCTGTTGTCAGAACTCTTCTCAGCAAAAAGCACCCTGATATGGCAGAGAAATATGAACGCTTTCTTCTTGAATCCTATATTGAAGACAACAAGAGAGTTAAATGGTGTCCTAGTACGCCTCATTGTGGGAATGCAATACGTGTTGAGGACGATGAATTATGTGAGGTAGAATGTTCATGTGGTTTACAGTTTTGCTTCAGTTGCTTGTCAGAAGCACATTCCCCATGCTCATGTTTGATGTGGGAGCTTTGGGCCAAAAAGTGTCGAGATGAATCAGAAACTGTTAATTGGATAACAGTTCATACCAAGCCTTGTCCAAAGTGCCACAAACCGGTCGAGAAAAATGGTGGTTGTAACTTGGTTAGCTGTATCTGTGGTCAAGCTTTTTG TTGGTTGTGTGGTGGAGCTACTGGTCGAGAGCATACCTGGTCAAGCATTGCTGGTCATAGCTGTGGTCGCTATAAAGAGCAAGAAAAAACAGCTGAACGGGCAAAGAGGGATCTGTATCGTTATATGCATTATCATAATCGTTACAAAGCTCACACAGATTCCTTTAAGCTTGAGAGTAAACTGAAGGAGACTATACAAGAGAAGATTGCTGTCTCAGAAGAAAAAGATTCTACGCTAAGGGATTATAGTTGGGTAAATAATGGGCTCTCTAGACTTTTCAGATCTAGGCGTGTCCTATCATATTCATATGCATTTGCGTTTTACATGTTTGGCGACGAGCTATTTAAGGAAGAAATGACAGAAGCTCAAAGGGAAATAAAACAGAACTTGTTTGAGGATCAGCAGCAgcagcttgaggcaaacgttgaaaAGCTCTCCAAAATTTTAGAGGAGCCTTTTGAAACTTTTGAAGATGATAAAGTCATGGAGATAAGGATGCAGATAATCAATCTGACCACTATCATTGACAAACTTTGTCAAAAAAT GTATGAGTGTATTGAGAATGATTTACTAGGTTCTCTCCATATTGGTGTTCACAACATTGCTCCATACAAGTCAAAGGGGATCGAGAAGGCATCAGAACTTTCAGTTTGTTGGACAAATGAGGCCAATAATACCG GTGTAACAGCAGAACTCGATAGGCCTTCCGGATCAGGGAGCTCAGACGATAGTGGATGCTCTTCTCGCAAGCGCGCTAGGAAAGAGGGCCTCGGAGGCGCGTTTTTTGATCTAAACTTACCAGCAGAGTTTGTAGACAGAAATTGA